A single window of Liolophura sinensis isolate JHLJ2023 chromosome 6, CUHK_Ljap_v2, whole genome shotgun sequence DNA harbors:
- the LOC135468932 gene encoding uncharacterized protein LOC135468932, translating into MASDDGRKRIPVLPPLQMRSSAHSKTRRRIAKAVHTSLEAAQYSHWHKPSRHLSLMVDRKVIAHLRRKLIRRLEQRLYNLDEVENQLGVNSQTTPPTSADRKSTKTPTDIFEKYSEFGEKLNGDISETLTRLKPLDMSDSKLSSAMNGKSDSSSGARRSEGNVMPLNSNTPLPDIEHSKTPVSESTNAVFENGRTEKIEDAQKTPKSDELHIRSEHGEIERTTPETQADCDDQAVHRGLNAGIEREASLFTLTKVVVDEQPEPDISPVATPVMFRPMTREETRLSFNDRMERVLKGQVHVTCPPDDRALKLYVSSGFSDTEVERSLLLERVFPLLREAVLGKGYELEIYDLHWGLKDTITDDHRIQQLCMDMVVKSRESPFGTSFLLFLGEKYGPYLLPTTIPAEEYDKIYRAANTELVRQQRLIAERAAAIEAAKAEAQQRRQGMEDSINLDINALTGGSSPSTSLSPDLPERSGSSRLRYHAEMIRKEAQIIRFMREDQNKLPEKINDVIDVNVLSTWYKLDTNVVPSVYRLQNISTHVADFLRGEVSKRLQARTNWLSTSRRLLGILQSMATKVIEDPAARRKYFTSLLDLEIEQGLVQADDPNDRCFVMQRNLQHINRNLAEGKVADYLDIRLKGKKPEIDEKLADRIDEIRECVVPENINADLIQEFQVVWNSGGILPSGNRGHHMYLEKMSQSLMDHLLKTLTLDPRDTDNNADSEKKALYEEVSHHVRFCHYSAIKFHGRKDLLMRVKAYLRCPANVPLVVHGAAGTGKTSLLSKAAREVHKWFKGSDISILYRAIGLSDKSTNVRLLLYNICQQLCHIMDMEAKDLPQDTKGIVNEFSTLLSHIPEDKHVIVFLDALDRLSDENDGRKLQWMPRELPANVHLIVSTLPDEKYGCLKALQGLYPQSNHYYLILGQMDEQDAISIMDKWFLASNRLLTDFQYDVLLEAFKKCPTPLFLDTAFHEAMSWPSYVDTEQVKLGETVKKIATIKYGKMEKTFGEPLVRRALGYITASREGVSSNEMEDLLSLDEVVMEDVKHQLSPPRRRIPSVLWIGLREELMKYLMVCRAGGICTLRWRHAQFHEAAEERYLLARDKAPSYHKAMAEYFSGKWSSVLKPYPGNETGSLRYIANQSLYIESSDAKGKPQKIFNIRRIRELPHHLLHSQQTDLLKSMVLCNFEYILAKLCATSLRALLEEYHIALSLEPTDKDLKLLADTLQLSQRALTKEPKQIGAQIAGRLNGIVSRDIPATAADPCKYPYLKELFAQIPKSSVPTLIPSVSCLTEPGGVLFDLLCGHNEAITAATLTTDGMRALTTANDDTMKLWDLRSGRVVRTIDGVGKGVSFVKTGMSNSLAITSETSCIRIWSLRTGAHVHTLSGYDDPAIITTASEGRLLVAVFDGINTLRVWDLENNFNLRHEIDIKHTVVHQDNSAIVAGNPFGDHILFGARGTKMAYMQNARTGRQIHAIKCHDPTSLISCLAITRDYLVLGCKQPYMKLHEIFTLELFDIKRGHFLRNVRGCIHDNVQELLINQIGSHAIAVCASEQNNMSNIALWNLETEDHKHLARHANVSKICVCLDFRYCLTAAVNDKTLRIWNISGKVNLPGAKMKKFNGVCEIIPMVDNPRYVVAKAVNNGPLSVWNVAKAKCLQGAVRIERGLVDPSDVLLVRNTKIVILTDRGFSSVSDDSKPVFQTVLIYNLQTKKYDRKLTGVFITPSPPNEYVLLEDDLLMGLSNERNHFVIWSLHTGHVVHRIRTNFKEFERQRLERGEPPREYPIIKRATTAKMLAWDRRSETHDARQRRREMELDEERKKIEDIKKEKENSIDQYIISGDSKTIVASFFAHHLCVFDMPSHAHKSTLENESSMLFLYTAALTFDGSYLAQANYDENNKTSYVTLWNCNTGQVKRRLKNESDVCALALANDGERVVFGKSNNELRIWDPMKQNSVRKIKGYAGFNFGVGSKIFIVENNTRALVFAGDISLWDIAEASVLAIFSPDMTIQCCSVSLDGKVVAFGLLESADVVVLKLASRDIQPIQDNQGEDIFGETTGDTSDEDDENDES; encoded by the exons GCGTCCGACGATGGCCGTAAAAGGATACCAGTCCTCCCGCCTTTGCAGATGCGGTCGTCTGCTCACTCAAAGACCAGACGACGAATTGCAAAAGCCGTTCACACTTCCCTAGAAGCT GCCCAGTACAGCCACTGGCACAAACCATCCCGTCATCTCAGTTTGATGGTCGATCGTAAAGTCATCGCACATTTGCGG AGAAAGTTAATACGCCGTCTGGAACAGAGATTGTACAATCTAGACGAGGTCGAGAACCAGTTGGGTGTGAATTCACAGACCACTCCTCCAACATCAGCCGATCGAAAG TCAACCAAAACACCCACTGACATATTTGAGAAATATTCGGAGTTCGGAGAAAAACTGAATGGCGACATCTCTGAAACGCTTACAAGACTAAAACCACTGGATATGTCGGACAGTAAGCTTAGCTCCGCGATGAATGGGAAGAGTGACAGTTCGTCAGGGGCCCGTCGTTCAGAGGGCAATGTTATGCCGCTGAATTCCAATACGCCCCTACCCGACATAGAGCACAGTAAAACACCTGTCTCCGAATCCACTAATGCTGTATTTGAGAATGGCAGAACAGAAAAAATCGAGGACGCACAGAAAACACCAAAGTCTGATGAACTGCACATCCGGAGCGAGCACGGAGAAATTGAGAGAACAACCCCTGAAACACAGGCTGACTGCGATGACCAGGCGGTTCACAGGGGACTCAACGCAGGCATTGAGAGAGAGGCCTCCTTGTTCACTCTGACCAAAGTTGTTGTCGACGAACAACCGGAACCGGATATAAGCCCAGTGGCAACACCTGTCATGTTCCGCCCGATGACGCGAGAGGAGACGAGACTAAGCTTTAACGACCGGATGGAAAGGGTTCTAAAAGGTCAAGTTCACGTGACTTGTCCACCAGATGATAGAGCTTTGAAACTTTACGTCAGCTCGGGATTTTCAG ACACAGAAGTTGAGCGGAGTTTGCTGTTGGAAAGAGTATTCCCTTTACTAAGAGAAGCTGTATTAGGGAAAGGTTATGAGCTTGAGATATACGACCTTCACTGGGGTCTCAAGGACACCATCACTGACGATCATCGCATTCAGCAGCTTTGTATGGACATGGTGGTCAAGTCACGGGAAAGCCCCTTCGGCACAAGCTTCCTG TTATTTCTTGGAGAGAAGTATGGGCCCTACCTTCTACCAACGACCATCCCCGCGGAGGAGTACGACAAAATATACCGTGCGGCTAACACAGAGCTTGTACGTCAACAAAGGCTAATCGCCGAGCGCGCTGCTGCCATAGAGGCGGCTAAGGCGGAGGCACAACAACGACGTCAGGGAATGGAGGACAGCATTAATCTGGATATCAACGCGTTGACGGGCGGATCATCGCCTTCAACGTCTCTCTCCCCGGACCTCCCGGAGAGATCCGGCTCTAGCAGGCTCCGATACCACGCTGAGATGATTCGCAAAGAGGCCCAAATCATCCGGTTTATGCGCGAAGACCAGAATAAACTTCCGGAGAAAATCAATGATGTGATCGATGTGAATGTTTTGAGTACGTGGTACAAGCTGGACACCAATGTTGTCCCGTCCGTATATCGCCTGCAGAATATCAG CACACATGTGGCGGATTTCTTACGAGGTGAAGTTTCCAAACGCCTGCAGGCCAGGACAAACTGGTTGTCTACATCGAGGAGATTGTTGGGTATCCTTCAATCCATGGCCACCAAAGTTATCGAAGATCCAGCTGCAAGGAGGAAGTACTTCACTTCTC TGTTGGATCTGGAAATTGAACAGGGCTTGGTTCAAGCGGACGACCCAAATGACCGATGCTTCGTCATGCAAAGAAATCTACAGCACATCAACCGGAATTTAGCCGAGGGAAAAGTTGCTGACTATCTGGATATTCGTCTGAAAGGGAAGAAACCAGAAATAGACGAAAAACTGGCAGACCGGATTGACGAAATTCGAGAATGTGTTGTaccagaaaac ATTAATGCTGACCTCATACAGGAATTTCAAGTTGTCTGGAATTCTGGAGGAATCCTGCCTTCAGGCAACAGAGGCCATCACATGTACCTAGAGAAAATGTCCCAGTCGTTGATGGACCATTTACTGAAAACCCTGACTCTAGACCCCAGAGACACTGACAACAACGCTGATTCTGAAAAGAAGGCTCTGTATGAAGAAGTGTCGCATCACGTCCGCTTCTGCCATTACAG TGCCATAAAGTTTCACGGTCGGAAGGATCTTCTGATGAGGGTGAAAGCGTACCTCAGATGCCCTGCCAACGTACCTCTGGTGGTACACGGGGCAGCCGGTACCGGAAAGACATCGCTTCTCTCAAAGGCGGCCAGGGAGGTACACAAATGGTTCAAAGG GTCGGACATTTCGATACTATATCGCGCGATTGGGCTTAGTGATAAGTCTACAAACGTCCGTCTTCTCTTGTATAACATATGTCAGCAACTGTGTCACATCATGGATATGGAGGCTAAAGATCTTCCCCAG GACACCAAAGGTATAGTAAACGAATTCAGCACGTTGCTGTCTCACATACCCGAGGACAAACATGTTATTGTCTTTCTCGATGCACTGGACCGACTATCAG ATGAGAACGATGGTCGTAAGCTTCAATGGATGCCAAGAGAGCTGCCAGCGAATGTGCACCTAATAGTCTCTACCTTACCAGACGAGAAATACGGTTGTCTCAAGGCACTGCAGGGCCTGTACCCACAGAGTAACCATTACTACTTGATACTGGGACAGATGGATGAACAGGACGCTATTTCTATAATGGACAAATGGTTCTTAGCCTCAAACCGACTTCTCACCGATTTCCAATATGACGTATTACTGGAAGCCTTCAAGAAATGTCCCACGCCTTTATTTCTTGATACAGCATTTCACGAAGCCATGTCTTGGCCATCCTACGTGGACACCGAACAAGTGAAGCTCGGGGAAACCGTGAAGAAAATAGCTACCATAAAGTATGGGAAGATGGAGAAGACGTTCGGAGAGCCGCTGGTAAGGAGAGCTCTGGGTTACATTACAGCGTCGAGGGAGGGAGTGAGCAGCAATGAGATGGAGGACCTTCTATCTCTGGACGAAGTCGTCATGGAGGACGTCAAGCATCAGCTGTCGCCACCTAGACGACGAATTCCTTCCGTACTTTGGATCGGTCTCCGGGAAGAGCTGATGAAGTACCTCATGGTGTGCCGCGCAGGTGGCATCTGCACTCTTCGCTGGCGCCATGCGCAGTTTCACGAGGCTGCAGAGGAGCGTTACCTACTAGCCCGGGATAAGGCTCCATCGTACCACAAAGCTATGGCTGAGTATTTCTCGGGAAAATGGTCATCAGTGCTGAAACCTTATCCTGGAAACGAGACCGGGTCCTTGCGATATATAGCCAATCAAAGCTTGTACATCGAGTCGTCTGATGCCAAGGGGAAACCTCAGAAGATCTTCAACATCCGGAGAATTAGAGAGTTGCCCCATCATCTTTTACATTCCCAGCAGACAGATTTATTGAAGTCGATGGTGCTTTGCAACTTTGAATACATTCTTGCAAAGTTGTGTGCTACCTCACTCCGCGCTCTTCTGGAGGAGTACCACATTGCTTTAAGCTTAGAACCCACGGACAAAGATCTAAAACTTTTAGCGGACACTCTACAGTTGTCACAGAGGGCCTTGACCAAAGAGCCGAAACAGATAGGGGCCCAGATTGCTGGGCGACTAAATGGTATAGTTTCAAGAGATATCCCGGCAACGGCAGCCGACCCATGTAAGTACCCATACCTCAAGGAGTTGTTCGCCCAGATTCCCAAGTCATCAGTGCCTACCCTTATACCGTCGGTGTCTTGCTTGACAGAGCCTGGGGGTGTTTTGTTTGATCTTCTATGTGGACACAATGAGGCCATCACAGCCGCGACGCTGACTACGGACGGAATGAGAGCGCTAACGACGGCCAACGACGATACGATGAAGCTGTGGGACCTGCGAAGTGGTCGTGTTGTTAGAACTATAGATGGTGTCGGTAAGGGTGTGTCGTTTGTCAAAACTGGCATGAGCAACAGTCTCGCCATCACATCAGAAACAAGCTGTATACGCATCTGGAGTTTGCGCACTGGCGCGCACGTGCACACTCTTTCCGGTTACGATGATCCCGCTATTATAACGACTGCGAGTGAAGGGAGATTACTCGTGGCGGTGTTTGACGGAATTAACACTTTGCGGGTATGGGACTTGGAGAATAACTTCAACCTACGTCACGAAATCGACATTAAACACACGGTTGTTCACCAGGATAACTCGGCAATAGTTGCAGGAAATCCGTTTGGAGATCACATTCTGTTCGGAGCTCGTGGCACAAAAATGGCCTATATGCAAAACGCCCGAACCGGCAGACAAATCCATGCTATAAAGTGTCATGACCCAACGTCGTTAATCTCATGTTTGGCAATCACCAGAGACTATCTAGTCTTGGGTTGTAAACAGCCTTATATGAAGTTGCATGAGATTTTTACATTAGAGCTGTTTGACATTAAAAGGGGCCACTTTTTGCGGAATGTACGCGGATGTATTCATGACAATGTTCAGGAACTTCTTATCAACCAGATCGGCTCTCACGCTATCGCCGTGTGTGCGTCAGAGCAGAACAACATGTCGAACATCGCGCTGTGGAACTTGGAAACGGAAGATCACAAACACTTGGCACGACATGCAAACGTGTCTAAAATCTGCGTGTGTCTGGACTTCCGGTACTGTCTGACAGCAGCCGTCAACGACAAGACTTTACGGATCTGGAACATCAGCGGAAAGGTTAATTTGCCAGGggcaaaaatgaagaaattcaATGGAGTTTGTGAGATAATACCCATGGTTGATAACCCCAGGTACGTGGTGGCTAAGGCAGTAAATAACGGACCACTGAGTGTGTGGAATGTAGCGAAAGCCAAGTGTCTTCAGGGTGCAGTCAGGATAGAAAGAGGGCTGGTAGATCCAAGCGATGTTCTCTTGGTCCGAAACACTAAGATTGTCATTCTGACGGATAGAGGGTTTTCCAGCGTCAGCGACGATTCAAAACCGGTTTTTCAAACTGTTCTCATATACAACCTGCAGACGAAGAAGTATGACAGAAAGCTGACAGGAGTCTTCATCACACCGTCTCCACCCAATGAGTATGTTTTGCTTGAGGACGACTTGCTAATGGGCCTTTCCAACGAAAGGAATCACTTCGTCATCTGGAGCTTACACACTGGTCACGTAGTTCATAGGATTCGGACGAATTTCAAAGAGTTTGAACGACAGCGGCTTGAGCGCGGCGAACCTCCAAGAGAATATCCGATCATAAAGCGAGCGACTACTGCCAAAATGCTGGCGTGGGACAGAAGATCGGAAACACACGATGCCCGACAAAGGCGCCGGGAGATGGAGTTAGACGAGGAAAGAAAGAAGATCGAAGACatcaaaaaagagaaagagaattCCATCGATCAGTACATTATTAGTGGAGACAGCAAAACGATAGTGGCCTCGTTTTTCGCTCACCACCTCTGTGTATTTGATATGCCGAGTCATGCACATAAATCTACCCTTGAGAATGAAAGTTCAATGCTGTTCCTGTACACTGCGGCCTTGACCTTTGACGGCAGTTACCTGGCTCAGGCTAATTATGACGAGAACAACAAAACTAGTTACGTTACTCTGTGGAACTGCAATACCGGTCAGGTGAAGCGACGCCTGAAGAACGAATCGGACGTGTGCGCTTTGGCCCTGGCAAACGACGGCGAACGAGTGGTGTTTGGAAAAAGCAACAACGAACTACGCATTTGGGACCCCATGAAACAGAACTCTGTTCGCAAAATTAAAGGGTATGCCGGCTTTAACTTCGGTGTTGGTAGTAAAATATTCATCGTTGAAAACAATACCCGTGCCCTTGTCTTTGCTGGTGACATCTCGTTGTGGGACATAGCGGAAGCGTCGGTGCTGGCTATATTCAGCCCAGATATGACGATACAGTGTTGTAGCGTGAGTCTTGATGGGAAGGTCGTGGCTTTTGGTCTCCTAGAGAGCGCAGATGTGGTCGTACTCAAACTGGCCTCCCGGGACATCCAGCCTATCCAAGACAACCAGGGTGAGGACATTTTCGGTGAAACAACCGGCGATACCTCAGACGAAGACGATGAAAATGACGAGAGTTGA
- the LOC135468933 gene encoding uncharacterized protein LOC135468933: MKLFCVLASLLVVGQCSSSFDLCEDNDPRCTCLRPNKLLGTLRPVGEANSDSFCYCPCGQARGELCSTTEECAVGTYCGAPIHFETHADKTKGVCRDRCSDHHCPEFTICKLNTTGYPVCEASTFTCTRNVNVQVCAFDHLVEEIKYFPNMCYLVNEIFERTSVGNGDSLERRDCQTMAVIHSH, translated from the exons ATGAAGTTGTTTTGCGTTCTGGCTAGTTTACTGGTCGTCGGTCAGTGTTCCTCAAGCTTTGACCTGTGTGAGGACAACGATCCACGATGTACCTGTTTGCGACCAAACAAGCTTCTGGGAACTCTCCGTCCTGTGGGCGAAGCCAACTCCGACAGTTTTTGTTACTGTCCTTGTGGTCAG GCCCGGGGAGAATTGTGCTCGACAACAGAGGAGTGCGCCGTGGGAACCTACTGCGGGGCTCCTATTCATTTTGAGACCCATGCAGACAAAACAAAAGGGGTATGCAGAG ACAGATGCAGTGACCATCACTGCCCGGAGTTTACCATATGCAAACTGAACACCACGGGTTACCCGGTATGTGAAGCCTCAACGTTCACCTGTACTCGTAACGTCAACGTTCAGGTGTGCGCCTTTGATCATCTTGTGgaggaaattaaatatttccCAAACAT GTGTTATCTGGTGAATGAAATTTTTGAACGCACATCCGTCGGGAATGGAGACAGCCTGGAAAGACGTGACTGCCAGACAATG GCCGTAATACATTCGCACTAG